The region CTGGACGCGGAGCTTAGGGAGCGCAGGGGCGAGGCAGGTGATTTATCCCTTATAGCCATGAACCCAAAGGGCGAGTGGGGCGTGGCCACCAACATAGAGGGATTTTCCTTTGCCGTTGTCACGGAGGCCCTGGAGCCAACCGTGTATCTGGTGACCCGCCAGGAGAACGGCCGCTGTACCTACGAAAAGGCATCGGATGAGTGGATGGAAAACTATATGAAGACGCGCATGGCGCCCATTGAGGAATAGGAATATGGATGAGCAGAATCAGATAGACAGAAAGCTTCTGGACTATATCGACGAAAACCGGGACCGGCTGGTTGAACATGTCCGTCAGATGGTGCGCATTGACAGCGTGGAAAGGGAGGCCCGGGATGGGGCTCCCTTTGGCCCCGGTGTAAAGGAATCCCTGGACCTGGCCCTCTCCATCAGCAGGGAGATGGGCTTTGAAACCGTTAATCTGGACGGATACATCGGATATGCATTCCATGGCAGGGGAGAAGACTATGTCTGCGCCATGGGGCATGTGGACGTTGTGCCGGCGGGCGAGGGCTGGAGAGAGCCGCCCTTTGGCGGCCATATGGAAGACGGCGTCATATACGGCAGGGGAGTATTGGACAATAAAGGGCCTGTCATGGCCTGCCTGTACGGACTGGCCGCCGTCAAATCGCTGGGGCTAACCCTCAGGCATCCGGTGCGCATTATCTTCGGATGTGACGAAGAAACGGGATTCGAGGACCTCAGGTACTATCTGTCAAAAGAAAATCCTCCTGTATACGGATTTACGCCGGACTGCAAATATCCTGTGGTATACAGTGAGCGGGGAAGGGCAGTGGTGCGTATCATCGGCACAAGGGAATGCCTGGGTACATTTTTCGACTTTGTAAACAAATATTTTATCGGCGCCGGAAACACAGGCGACCGATTAGGTATTGACTACTACCATGAAGAATATGGTATGATGGAGATGCGCGGTTACAGACTGGGATTAGAGCCTGGCGGGAACACCGGCCATGGGAACTACACGGACACGGAAAACCTGGTATCCTTTGACGCCACCTTAAGCTACCCAGGCGGCATTGTCATCCAGGATATCATGAAGCCCATAACGGAAAAGGCAGAGGGCTGCGGCCTGAAGGCAAAGCTGGTGCAAAACTATGATCCGGTGGTTTTTGCCAAGGATTCGCCCATGGTAAAAGCCATGCAGGACAGCTATGAGCGGGTCACCGGCATGGACGGGACTCCCGTGACCACCACCGGCGGCACCTATGCCAAGGCCATGCCCGGAATCGTCCCATTTGGTCCCAGTTTTCCGGGCCAAAAGGGAATCAGCCACAATCCAAATGAGTGGATGACCGTGGACGACCTGGTAACCAACGCAAAAATATATGCACTGGCCCTGTACCGTCTCGCACAGCTTTAGGCCCTTGAGCGGCACTGGAATGACGTACAGGAAGAAGGAGAGGTTTTTATATGTTGGAGATATGCTGCGGCAGCTATTACGATGCCCTGCAGGCCGCGTCCGGAGGAGCCGGACGGATTGAACTGAACTGTGCCCTGCACTTGGGCGGGCTTACGCCCTCCCTGGCATCCCTGGAACTTGTGAAGGAACACTGCAATGTGAAAGTGATTGCCATGGTCCGGCCCAGAGGCGGCGGATTCTGTTACAGTGAAGAGGATTTCAATGTTATGCTCAGGGAATGCGAACATCTGGTCCGCCACGGAGCGGACGGCATTGCATTCGGCTGTCTGAGGGAGGACGCCTCCATTGACAGGGAACGGAATGCCCGGATGATTTCCATTATCCACAGCCATGGAAAGGAAGCCGTATTCCACCGGGCCTTTGACTGCACCTCCAACCCCTATGAATCCATAGAGACTCTGATTGAGCTGGGAGCTGACCGTCTTCTGACCAGCGGTCTGAAACCAAAGGCAGTGGAAGGAAAGGCTTTGTTGGGAGCCCTTCAGTCAGCTTACGGAAACAGTATTGAAATCCTTGCCGGAAGCGGCATCAATGCCTCCAATGCCAGAATGC is a window of Enterocloster clostridioformis DNA encoding:
- a CDS encoding Sapep family Mn(2+)-dependent dipeptidase, encoding MDEQNQIDRKLLDYIDENRDRLVEHVRQMVRIDSVEREARDGAPFGPGVKESLDLALSISREMGFETVNLDGYIGYAFHGRGEDYVCAMGHVDVVPAGEGWREPPFGGHMEDGVIYGRGVLDNKGPVMACLYGLAAVKSLGLTLRHPVRIIFGCDEETGFEDLRYYLSKENPPVYGFTPDCKYPVVYSERGRAVVRIIGTRECLGTFFDFVNKYFIGAGNTGDRLGIDYYHEEYGMMEMRGYRLGLEPGGNTGHGNYTDTENLVSFDATLSYPGGIVIQDIMKPITEKAEGCGLKAKLVQNYDPVVFAKDSPMVKAMQDSYERVTGMDGTPVTTTGGTYAKAMPGIVPFGPSFPGQKGISHNPNEWMTVDDLVTNAKIYALALYRLAQL
- a CDS encoding copper homeostasis protein CutC, which codes for MLEICCGSYYDALQAASGGAGRIELNCALHLGGLTPSLASLELVKEHCNVKVIAMVRPRGGGFCYSEEDFNVMLRECEHLVRHGADGIAFGCLREDASIDRERNARMISIIHSHGKEAVFHRAFDCTSNPYESIETLIELGADRLLTSGLKPKAVEGKALLGALQSAYGNSIEILAGSGINASNARMLMEETGIRQVHSSCKDWMTDSTTTSNGVTYGFAEPPHANCYDVVSETLVRQLLDSLGELGR